TCGGATGCGCTGGATTGATTGGGCGAATGCTTTTTTCTGATAGCGGTACCATACTGTTTATCGGAGATGTCAATCATAGTATTGAGAATTTTGTTCCTGAGTTTTTCATCGGAAAGCTCTCTCTCCAAGCGTTTGATTTTTTGGGCAGGTGTTTCTTTTGATTTTGGCATTTGATGGCGTATTGGTTTAGTCCAATCTAATGTACCATGTTTTCTCAACCAAACCAAAACAGTACTTCTACCTTGAATACCATAAGCCTTTTGCGCCTGCTTATAAGTCATTTCGCCTTTTTCAACCTGATGGACAACACTTAATTTAAAGCCCAAATTATAATCGCGTTGGGTACGCTTGTCTACCGTAATAATTGAATGTTTCATAAATAAGTCGATTTTGTGTCAACTTATTTCAGGACGGGACATTTTCATAAAAAAAAGCCTTGAGGGTTTCTCAAGGCTTTTTAAATAATTCTAGACACGGTATTAGTGCTGCTGTATTTTCTCTTTCCGTTTTCTTAGCTGTCGCTCTAATTCATTTATAGATTCACTTATAGAACTTTCAAAATTATCATGACTAGACTCCGCGAATAAACGCGGGCCAGGTAAACTTAATCTAATGTTACAAATTTTCCCTGTTTCATCCGAAGAGGTGTTTTCTTCTTTAAAAAAGACATCAGCTCTAATCAGCATGTCATATTTCTCTTTTAAATTATCTAATTTTTGTTTTGCCATTGCCTCTAGTCGATCACTAGAAGCAACATCGTGGTATTCATATATTATCTGCATAGTTCTTATTTTATTTATCACAATTTACCATCCAACCAATTCCGTATTGGTCACTACATCTACCGAAATGGCCCCATTCTCTTTCTCCAAATTCATGATGGACCTGTCCTCCTTTTGAGAGTTCCTTAAATACTTTTTCTGCTTCGTCAACGGTATCTAAATCAACACTCATATGAATCTGACTTCCGCTATTTATTGGGGTGTCTGGAGCTGCATCATACGCCATAAAATGTACGCCTTTCCCTTTAAGTTCTGCATGCTGTAGTTTTCCCCGATAATTACCAGGTACGTCTATTTTTTTATCCTCATAGGTTTGACGATTTTTAATTTCTGCGTTAAATATATCCCCGTAAAAACTTAGGGCTTCTTGACAATTGCCATTAAAGGCTAAATATGCTTGTACGTTCATAATTTTAATTTTCATCTAAATTACAAGTAAGTGTATTGATGGCTTTGCTCGAAAGAGATAACTTTTGATGCGTTCCGTAATCTAAATAAAGTTTTCTAAAATAAAAATACCACGGTATTTCCATCACTACTTTGCAAAGAGAAATCCTTACTATAAGGTATAGAATTAATTTGAGGTCTGAATAATTACAATATTCTTAATAAAAGTAATTTCATTGCGTTAATAAAATCGTCGTTAAAGCAAATTTATGATGAAATAGCGCTCTAATTTTGTAGTAGTAATAATTTAAATAATACATATATGAAAACTTTGAAAACAATATTATTAGGAGCAATACTTTTTACATCATTCAGCGGATTTTCTCAAACAGACAAAGAAGCAAAAATCATGAAAGATGCAGAAAAAGTAAAAATTAAAATGGTGAAGACCGATAAAGGATTGAAAACTTTTATGGATAATTCTACAGCTTATGTAATCTTCCCAAATGTAGGTGAAGGCGCTTTGATTATCGGTGGAGCTTCTGGAAACGGGGTTGTGTATGAAAATAGAAAACCAATTGGTTTCGCTGATTTAAAAAAATTAGATATTGGACTACAAGCTGGTGGACAAGCATTATCTGAAATTATTTTCTTTGAAACAGAAGAAGCATTGGCAAAATTTAAGGATGATGAACTTACATTTTCTGCAGAAGCATCTGCTGTAATTTTAGAATCGGGAGCATCTAAAAACGCTAATTACAGTGATGGTGTAGTTGTATTTGCAATGCCTAAAGCTGGAGTTATGGCTGATTTATCTGTTGGCGGACAACGTTTGAGTTACGAGTCTTTTGATGATCGTTCTGAAAAATAAGTAGTACCATATTGATACTTAAAAGGTTGTCTAAATAGACAGCCTTTTTTTTGCCAATACATCATATAAAAATCTAAAAATAATATAGAAAGTATTTTAACAGGGTACTTTTTTTAGCGTCAAAAAGTGTTTTGATTGTTTTAAATTCTTCTCTTTTCCAGTCCTAATTTTGGCCTAAATTAAAAACAATTTATAAAATTTTAAATATAAAAATTATGAAAAAAGTAGTAGCATTATTAGTATTTATGACGGCTGGTTCCTCGTTATTTGCACAATCATGGTCAGACAAATTTCAACTTGGTGTTAAAGGTGGTGCCAACTTTGCTACCGTAGTTGGTGATGACTTTAATAGTCCAGATAGCAGAACCAGTTTTTACGCAGGTCTTGTTGCAGAAGCGCCAATAACAGAAACATTTTCAATTCAGCCAGAGGTATTTTATTCTGGACAGGGTTTTGATTTGAGCAATAATAATGATGGAATTGATGCACAATATAAACTAGATTACATTCAAGTACCTTTACTATTAAAGGTTTATTTGATTGATGGTTTAAACATTCATGCAGGACCACAATTTGGTTTCAAGGTCAACGAACAAATAGATTTTGATCCGTCTAATGGTGGTGGTGAAATTGATACAAATTCAACAGAAGATTTTGATTTTCAACTTACTTCAGGTGTAGAATATAAATTTGCCGAATCGTTTTTTGTTCAAGCAAGATATACCTACGGATTTTCTGAATTAATTAAAGATGCTGATATCCACACTTCTTATGTTTCTGCCGGTGTTGGTTTTATGTTTTAAATAACACTTGAAAAGTTTTCGAGTCAAAACTCAATTGAATTGAATCATTTTGTTTTATGTTACATTACTAATTTTATAGTATACAAAAATTAATAATCTAAAAAATTAAAGATATGAATACGACACAATTAGAAGGTAAATGGAAACAAGTAAAAGGTCAGTTTAAACAAAAATACGGTGATTTAACCGATAATGATTTGACTTATGCCGAGGGAAAATTTGATGAGATGATAGGAAAACTTCAAGAAAAAACAGGCAAGAAAAAAGAAGAGCTTGAAAAAGAAATTAATGAATTATAATATTCATTTTTTTAGTCTGTAATTTAATAGAGACAAACAAAAAACCACCAAAATAATTTTGGTGGTTTTTTAGGTTATAACTACTTCTGTTTTCTAATAAAAATCTTCAACTATTTCATGTACTTTCTATACACTAAGCGGCCATAAAAAGCAATAAATAAGAAGCAAAAAAACGGAAGTATAAATGAAAAATTCACTTCTGTAACTCCTGCTATTTTAAGATCATTTACATTGTTACCTCCTAAATCTATA
This genomic stretch from Cellulophaga algicola DSM 14237 harbors:
- a CDS encoding VOC family protein; protein product: MNVQAYLAFNGNCQEALSFYGDIFNAEIKNRQTYEDKKIDVPGNYRGKLQHAELKGKGVHFMAYDAAPDTPINSGSQIHMSVDLDTVDEAEKVFKELSKGGQVHHEFGEREWGHFGRCSDQYGIGWMVNCDK
- a CDS encoding CsbD family protein, yielding MNTTQLEGKWKQVKGQFKQKYGDLTDNDLTYAEGKFDEMIGKLQEKTGKKKEELEKEINEL
- a CDS encoding porin family protein; translation: MKKVVALLVFMTAGSSLFAQSWSDKFQLGVKGGANFATVVGDDFNSPDSRTSFYAGLVAEAPITETFSIQPEVFYSGQGFDLSNNNDGIDAQYKLDYIQVPLLLKVYLIDGLNIHAGPQFGFKVNEQIDFDPSNGGGEIDTNSTEDFDFQLTSGVEYKFAESFFVQARYTYGFSELIKDADIHTSYVSAGVGFMF
- a CDS encoding lipid-binding SYLF domain-containing protein, whose product is MKTLKTILLGAILFTSFSGFSQTDKEAKIMKDAEKVKIKMVKTDKGLKTFMDNSTAYVIFPNVGEGALIIGGASGNGVVYENRKPIGFADLKKLDIGLQAGGQALSEIIFFETEEALAKFKDDELTFSAEASAVILESGASKNANYSDGVVVFAMPKAGVMADLSVGGQRLSYESFDDRSEK
- the hpf gene encoding ribosome hibernation-promoting factor, HPF/YfiA family, which gives rise to MQIIYEYHDVASSDRLEAMAKQKLDNLKEKYDMLIRADVFFKEENTSSDETGKICNIRLSLPGPRLFAESSHDNFESSISESINELERQLRKRKEKIQQH